Within the Mugil cephalus isolate CIBA_MC_2020 chromosome 1, CIBA_Mcephalus_1.1, whole genome shotgun sequence genome, the region TTTCCAACATCTTGTCGAAAGTATGCCACTGAAAtgaggcagttctgaaggtaaaaggggatCCGACCTTTTACTAACAAGTTGCATCTAATGAAGTGGTCGGTGAGTGTATATCTGCTTCTGGTTTAATATGGTTGCACTAATCTACAGCACTTGCTGGTTCATCTCAGTCTTAATACGTGgcacctacaacaacacaagAACTGTTTATGGAAAGTACAAGTACATAACATGACGATTactgaagttatttttaaagaGGATGCAATTCTTATACcatggaaattaaaaacacgTGATGCTTTCATTTAGTATGTGTTGACTGCGTTGTAAATACTATGGTTGGAATGTTACTTTTTCTGTAATGATACAGTCTGAATCAACACTCACTGCCCTGAAAGCAGTAAGATATCAAGCTACAAACAACAGGGTAAGCGACACAAACACCCCGCCTCTTTACTTTAAAAGCTCACCCTTCCTGGGTTCACTACATTTACGGACATTGCAGAGCTCCAGTCATACTCACAACCATGAACTTCACCCTGATAACAGCTTTTAGTCTCTGCAGCCTCTGTAAGTACGGACTTTAATTGTTCCTAACTTCACTCCTCAAAGTATTGTTGTATGGTTATACTGTCATCATTTAATACATTCACTTGCTACttgagtttattcattttatttaattcacgTCACTTTAAaactctgttgtttctctgttggtttcaggctggttcTCTGTCTCAGGTTCTGAGTTTCAGAATATGACTGTCCAGTTGGGTCAAGACGTCACACTCACATGCTCTAATGTTGACCAGTATGATACTGTGATATACTGGTACAGGGTGGTTGACAGAACCTCAGTTGCTCTTATTGATTCCGTGTTTCCATCGACTAAAGTTGCCACAAAAAGTGATCGACtccaaaatggaaaatatgaaataatctCTGACAACTCCTCTGTCCTTCTCAAAATCAAGTCACTGGATTTATCAGACTCTgggctgtatgtgtgtggaaaaaTCAGAAAGCAGGATCTACTTTTAAGTGGGACATATTTAAAGATTGATGGTAAGTGGATTGTAAAgtctttacttttattgatGCATTTTGTTTGTCAATTCGTTTTCTTCTTATAATACAAAGAGATGCTTTGATGTAAATCACCCAAAAGTAAAATCAAGGCTGAaatgatctttatttatttaaaaggcacTGATGAGTCTGATGGTAACATGGACAACAAATGTAAACGTAAGAATTTCCTttatatttttctccatttcaatTTTAGTGTAATCTCAAATCTCTAAAGTAAAACAGAGACTAACTTTCTTTCttgcagcttgtctttgttctAAAGAGTCTGATGAAATGGTAAAGCTGGTGAGTGTGGCCCTGGATGGACTGACTGTTGTCCTTGTTATGGTCATCATTGGTCTGGTTGTTCAAAACTTGAAGCTTAAAAAAGGTATCCAGTCTTTTCTTTAGTGCTATATTctgaaaaatgatgataataataataataaaaatacaataaaaaatagttaatgATCAATAACCAggtattttgtttctgtgactCAGCCCAAGAAGAACAGAATCCAGGGCAAAGTCAGGTGAATTcaagtttaacatttatttattgttcagtaAAGCTTAACCCAAATCAGACTCTATAGGTTTTTCTCATCTCCAATATATGGTGTGTACAATATGTActgaatattttacaaatgttcTGACATTGTGCTTATATGCCAAATATAAACGTCCATCAAAGAACACGAACATGTCTCTAACAACTGTAAAATGTCTTGCTCAACATTACCTGGGACTATACTTTCTCTTCACAGGAACGTAGCACTGACCTGAACTATGCTGCAGTGACTTTTCAAAAGAGAGCAAAAAGAAGACAGCCAGAGCCAAATGTTGTTTATGCTGCTACCAGATAGACTCAGAAGAAAATGGGAATGATGCTGTATCATGTTAATAtgcttttaatgtgtttttgatgcgagtggaaaaaaatctgtaatATAGATAATAAAGACCCaatattcatttattgtcatgttcTTTCTATGGACAACTTTTAgcgctttctttctctctgtctgtttaggcaaataaaaatgatccGTGTTTAATTGGGAGGGAGTTGGTAAAAACTCAGTCTagacttttaacaggaagagacAACATGTAATCTGAACTCAGACGAGGTAAAAAATGATGAGACAAGCAGAAGTCTTCACGACTGGAAATGAGCATTATAATTGTGTCACTACATTCCATACAAATCAAACACACTATTGCTGCACTCGATATAACTGGGAGAGAGTGTATGGATAATAATATGATCAGTCAATCAgcaacataataataacaataataatacattttctttagGACGCACCTTTCAAGTCacccaaggacactttacagaTAAGAAAAGGCAAGTAGTACAATGGATAAAAACATCAATGGACacataataaaacagcattcaAATATCTGAATACAAGAAACATACAATAAGCAACATGAGCCCACCCAATCAACCACATTATAAAATATGTGGATAACACAACAGTGGTTGGGCTCATCTGTAATGGCAATGAGACAGCGTACAGGGCTGAGATGCAGAAACTGTCATGCTGGTGCTCAGAAAATAACCTGACCCTGAATGTCCTTAAAACGAAAGAACTTATCATGGATTTCAGGAGGATCAGACAGGACCACACCCCCCTCCTCATCAACGGAGAGCAAGGGGAGACTGTCACCACCTTCAGGTTTCTTGGCACCCACATCTCCGCAGACCACTCCTGGACTCACATTGGGGTCCTGGTAAAGAAGGCTCAGCAGTGGCTACACTTCCTGCGTGTCCTCAGGGAGAAGAATCTGAACACGAAGCTGCTGCTGGCCTTCCTCAGTGGAGAGCGTACTGACGTACTGTCTGGGCGTCTGGTACGCAGACTCCACAGCCAAGGACAGGAAGGCAGTACACAGGGTCATAAACACTGCCCAAAAGATTATCGTTGTTTacaaccattttttattttatattgtaacttattttatatttattctgtttattgcaCTACCTCCTtagttaaaacatttatgtattttccacattttaaattttttcttttgttgtgcaCAGCAGCTCTCCTTCCATAAGAAGGGAGAAATGGTCAACTTTGGAAAGTGTGAATGGGGTTCCAAGAAGAGTTTCAGTTGTATCGCCGTTTAATTTCAGGAAACTGGAAATGAATCGTGAATTGGTTTGGTTTGTGGACGTGGATGACATTGTGGAATGTTGGGTTTACTACAGAGGTAAAGCATTGTGTCATCCACGTAGGGGTGGTCGTAAATGTTAAACTTACAAAAACTAGtgccaaggaggaggagataaatgaTAAACAGAAGAGGCCCAAGGACATAGCCCTGGTCCACACCTGTACTGACTGGGGAAAGGTCAGATTTGAACTGGATGCAAGGCCAGTGTGAGTGGTGTCAATAGAGGTCAACTGAGGAGGATGGAGTGGGGAATGGTATCAAAGGCTGCACTATGgtcgaggaggatgaggatttttaatcggataatgcatgtgcgcatgctccacgaacAAAAACGttcaagaaagccagtcgcagaagaagaagaagaagagaaacagagctgtctgagggatagcgcgaatcttacctgcaccagaagtagcgtgaacattacgtacaagattaaaaaatgtactattatccgtctggttgttgtttgaaatgccgttCCGCCGCAttaacgactctagtttattatgtcgcgtaataggtcaacccggaaatccggccgtattaacgtggtattaacccactgaaaagacatgtatcgcTACCTAGTGTAGAGGAGAAGAAcagttattagttttttttgcgctgcatgtaaactgggacaaggactgcagtgagaaagtcgaattttgagcacagctcgAGCTcgagctctgcat harbors:
- the LOC125008452 gene encoding uncharacterized protein LOC125008452 — protein: MNFTLITAFSLCSLCWFSVSGSEFQNMTVQLGQDVTLTCSNVDQYDTVIYWYRVVDRTSVALIDSVFPSTKVATKSDRLQNGKYEIISDNSSVLLKIKSLDLSDSGLYVCGKIRKQDLLLSGTYLKIDGTDESDGNMDNKCKPCLCSKESDEMVKLVSVALDGLTVVLVMVIIGLVVQNLKLKKENNLTLNVLKTKELIMDFRRIRQDHTPLLINGEQGETVTTFRFLGTHISADHSWTHIGVLVKKAQQWLHFLRVLREKNLNTKLLLAFLSGERTDVLSGRLQLSFHKKGEMVNFGKCEWGSKKSFSCIAV